The DNA sequence TTCTTTGTGATTTTGTggtgtaaaataataataataataataataataataataataataataaatcaacaAAATTCATCAATAaagaatgatttgaagtaaaTTAAAAGTAATCAAAAAGACAAATGAACAATCAAAAAAGACCTAGGTTAAGGTGAAAAGTGTTAAGAAGGGACATACCTCTTGAGTGCTTATGAATTTAGGAGAATCAACAGAGCAGGATTCGTGTTGGCAAAGAATCCCAAGTAATTAGGTGAGTTGAAATTTGAAAAGGAGATTAGATGAATGACGGAATGATTCTGCAGGTCTCTTCCTATCCAAAcatctttacttttcttttgttaaCATTGATTGATGGATGTTACCTTGTATTTGTATATACTAGTGTCTTTCTATCACTTGGTTTTGTTGGCTCCACATCTCATCATGCTAGCTGTCATTGAGATATTTTTTGGGTGATCCTCCTTATGGGTATGAGCCCACTTCAATCTCTTCACCTAAACCTTACTCTCTCTTCACCTAAACCTTGCTCTCTTTATTCACAACATCATCATCTTGACATCTTATTTTTATAAGTTATCTTGGATGATTAATTTGTTAGTGCTGAGTTCTGTTTAATGCATATGAATACAAAATGGATTGAGATCATCTATAGTGCTACACATATTGTAGCGCACATTCAACGACCAGGAATATCTTGGGTTGAGCTTGAGCACCTTGGACTATGTGTCTGAGCATTCCTAGTCATTGGATATGCGCCACACGCCCCTGTAGATCTCAATCCGATATATGTTCTATAGTTCCATGTCAAAACCTCATCATCTTAAGAATAGTAAAGAGTGACACAAATCTCATGAGAACTCACCCCTAAAAATTGGTTTGTAAGAATAGATCATCACGTTTTTTAACCAATGTTCATGGCGACCTACTCTAGATCAAGTAGTCATCTTATAAGAGTCCGTTATGGATCCGATGCCAAGCCTTGATTGATTTGGGATTGTAATGACCACCACATTTTTGAAATGACATTCATGAGTATTCACTCAGGATCAAGTAGTCCTTTTCTGAGTGTCTCCACTTTCTTCAGAGTCTTTGTATGGCGGCATAGTCGTCACACCTTGGATCAAATCACCCCTTATGTTTCCACTTGATCAAGTATCTTGTTTTTAGTGTCTCCACTTTGCTTCGTCAAAGTCTCAACCTCGTGGCAAGTAGCCATTTTCTAATGGTTTTATTCTGGCTTCATGTCGTCTCTTTTGTATTCTATTCAAATCAAATTACATTTTCTAAGATCATATCAATCCCTATCAAATTCCTTACAAATCCACTACCATGTGATCTACCACTGTGATGGACAAAGGAGAGTAACAGAGGGAGTCTTGAGGCTCTTTTGACCTGAATTGAAGGTTAAAAATCTTACAGCAGGGCTTTAGGGTTCCATCACGAGGAACGGTGGGGGACTCCCCCCTCCccatacacaaaagaataaaggaAGATATAAGAGTAGGATTCGGTTCCTAATCTACATAGCTAGAGATATTAGCATGAAGCCAATGGTAGCACCACAATCTGATCATTTGTCTTTTCTAAAAGATTTCATTGGCTCAACTAAAATGATTTAATGGTTGACCAATGACCAATCAAATCTACATAGCTAGAGATCTTATGCCCAAATTCAATGATTGACCAATGACCAATCAAATCGAAATCCACATCACCAAATTGGATCTTTTCTTTGAGAAGttcaccccacccccaccccccccaaataaaaaaataaaaaaaatttaagagcaGCAAAGGTTAATTTAATGGATAAATGAAAATTTAGGAAGTTGCagatatatattttctctcaaTTAAATAAGGATGTTAAAATCAAACAGAAGTCATTTATTAAAATCGAATCAAGCTGTTTACATTGGAACTATGAAACTCTTTCAGTTCAATCCCTTCTTCTCAACCTATTTTGATCCACGACCTTCCTTGGTATCCTTTTTGGTTATTCCAAATGAAATTCATGATGGGGATCTTTAACTCGCTAGCTAGCTTGAATGGTcagactttatttttttatttccatacaATTGATAATCAATCATGCTATGAGATGATGATGTACTTTTTTCTATGTATTTTGCTCAGCCATTTTGGGGGAAGGggattaatggttgaagaagcCGAAATGTGCGAAATGAAATGACTGAGATgccaaaatttcaaagaaatatttgtatttttttttttactgaaatgAGTAAAATTTCAAAACAGACTAATTGAAATTATGTAcgttttttgtattttgtataTGATTTCGTTtcggtagaaaaaaaaaatactgaaatatcTAAGATTTCGATGAAATATAGCTTCCAACTGAGTTGGGGTTGATACGACCCAGCCCAGATCGCCCGACCATTGAGACCCAACCTTGTATTAAGGCTAGTGGGCTTAACGTATTACACAAGTCCGGTGTCTAGTCTTGTGCATTTTGGCCCAGTTGGTTAGAGATTTCACTCATTAAAATTGTCCATTAAGAAGCTAAGGTCTGGGCCTAATACCCGAGGCAGGCAGTGCAAGGGAAGGCAATGCAAGGTATATCAGTCCAAGTTTCAGCCTAGGTAACGGTGCTATGCCCATTCCAAATAATAGGCCCGCCCACAATGTTACGAAGTGGGCCTCCATTTATGAAAATTTGGTATCATGTTAACTAAGGAAGATGTCAATTAAGAATCGAAACCAAAACAGCTGGCCGTTTAAAATCGAACCAAAGTGAACCGGGAAaaatcgatttggttttggtttagaaaaatgaaaatccaatttgattttggtttcggttttgaaGTTAAAAGTGGTAGTATGAACCAAAACGAACCGAATAAAATCATGATCAATTAAAATCGAATTCTaacgaaaccgaaccgaatagTGCATGGGCCGGTGTGGCCCAATTGGAACCCAAGCCTTGTTCACATGGGCCGGGCCTGGCTTTCTGGCTGAGGATCGGTGCCCGCCCAAACCCCTTAAGCGGTGGTTAAGCCCTAGAAGCTAAAATGTCAAAacccttccaagttccaacgACAACTATTAGGTGTCTGCTCTCTGCTACTACCTCAGTATCTCATTCCCCCACCATCGctgtcttcttctccttcaccgCCGGCGAGGTCGAACGTTGCCCGCCGCCCTCCGATTAACAATAAGATGGTTCGAAGTGTAAAGAACCCTAAGAAGGCCAAACGAAAAAATAAGGTTTTCTCCTCcatcctttattttttcttctgtaTGCCCTCGATTGTACTCAATCTTCTCTGTTTTCTGCTTttacttcttatttattttccgATTTAGTTGTTAAATTCAGTTACTTTGTGGTTATTATTGTAAACGCAATTCGTTTTGCACTCTGCAGGGTTCAAAGAAGGGGGAGGGTCCGTCTTCGTCCTCAATACCTTCCTTACCTGCAAAGGTATGGCGACCGGGGGTGGACCAactagaagagggagaagaactCCAGTGTGACCCTTCTGCGTATAATTCATTGCATGCCTTACATCTTGGGTGGCCATGTTTAAggttttttactctttaatatatatatatatatatatatatatatttcccaaTGATCCTTTTAAATTCTGGTTtcccatttttttcccctctctctttTGCTCAATCTTGtctttgaattattttttcacAGCTTCGACATTGTACGTGATTCACTGGGATTGGTTCGGACTGAATTTCCACACACCCTGTATTGTGTTGCAGGGACTCAGGTTAGTTCCATCTTTCGTGTACTTGGAGCAGAAGACTTGTTAATTTGCTTCGATTTTCACAAAAATAGAGTGAACTgataaataattatattaatcaGCTGCCAATTTATAGTTTTTCAGCCTAGCAACGTCATACCTCAGCTGTTGGTCAGTCCCCATTTACAATGTTATAATTCagaaactttattttattttctttcccggGTGGTTGGTGTGGGAGATCACGTCCTGGTTTCCACTCAAGATTTTTTTCTATGTCTTAAGGTATTCATTGTCTTTGGGTTGCTAATTGAGATTGTCAGGGATTTTTAGTGATAAAGTTTGAGTTCTTTTGTATTCTGAAGTTCTAAccttcttagcttggtcctcTTGAGTCAAAACCACATGCCAGTGGTGGTCGCTGCATTAGAAATACCCAAAGTATGCTGACTGCTTGTTGCACAAGGGGATGGTGGGGGTGGAAAAAGGTTCCTGAAGACAAAGTTTACAGGTCCTACCATCATATCTTCACATTAAATTTCTTGTTTTGTAGGCAGAAAAAGCTTCCTGGAACTCCATAGGAATATTCAAAGTGTCTAACATATCTGGGAAAAGGCGTGAGTTAGTGCCTACTCGTTCTGCTGATAATGACACTGATATTGATAGCGATAGCAGTGACAGCGATGAAGATGGTGATGACAATGATGGCCATGGTGGATTGGAGCCTCCTGTTTTGCAGGTTTCTATTCGTATAATGTTATGTTCTCAATAATCTGCACTGCAGTTGTGTTCCTTCATGTTCAGATACCATCAGTTTCTTTTTCCTGTTATTGGTTCACCTTATGAGTTATGAAATGACTTATGACTTGTCATTTTTCTTGATTGAATTTACCCTGTGACAGCTACGCAAGGTTGCACATGAAGGATGTGTTAATCGCATACGGGCAATGACACAGAACCCTCATATATGCGCATCTTGGGGAGATACGGGTCATGTGCAGGTCAACCTTATCTTTATGTTCCATAAAGTCTCTAAATACATGCTCTTTTGGGTTCCACCTTGGGCAAGCTGTGGGTTTTGTGCATTGTTGTTTTTCTGTTCTCTATTTCTTTTGTCTTAATTAAAGAACATTTATTTTCACATCATAGAATCACGACTTGaccaaaaaaatgagagaagttTATTTCCATGTTAAGGGgttaaaaaaatgagagaagatTTTGTAGTTTGATTCATggattattatatatatttgctATTAAAGTGATGACAGTTTAAACACATAAATTTCATGCTTCATGAACAAATCTTGTACATGCAGAGATGCATGTGACAGTGACTCAATGTAAATACCAGTCTGTGGGTAGTGGGCCCTCAGTACCATGAAATAGTGATAAAAAGTGATTATGTGCATATGATTCTGCTGCAGTTTTATAACTTATGAGAGAATAGAATTTCCAGATTAGAAGGATCCATGTCATTGCCATGGAAAACAATTTCTGAATAAGCTGAAACCTCTATTTGTTACAATATATTCTTGAATAAAATGGCCAGTGGAAAATTGCTTGAAATGACCAAGGATAAGGGCTCCAAAAGATTCACTCCACCAGACTAGTCTGTTTTCTCAGGTTACCGGAAAACCGTAGATTGACATGTAACTCTTTAGTAGATATCACTTTACAACACTAGCTTGTGAAACTAGACTTGGATGTGAGTCGATCAAGATATGGTTTGCGCTGATCTGCATACTCTGAGGGCTCAACTGCTGTAGTTGATATAGGGTATTTGCTGGCTCCAGAAAAGATGAAAATAGTTATTTAAATTGTAAGAAATAATTTGCAATCCTTATCTCCAATTAATCTAAATACTAAAATCAGTTCAGAAGTAATAATTCTCTTCATTGTTGAAATAAAAGAATAAGGATCTCAATTCTCAGGATAAACCTTAAGCTAGATGAAACTCACCATAAGCAATAGCATAAAAGTATAAAGTTTCCAGCTGATATATTTGGCTGGTTTTTGTGCATGCTTAGGTAAGCTTTTGGGGTTTCTGCTACTGGAAGGCCATTGGCCAGCTTCTCATATATGAAAATGTGGCTTTCCAATAAAATTTGAACATTTAGAATCTTTTCTGCCGATTCTCGATCAGCCTAGAAGCCATCTCTCAGATATGAAAATATTGCTCTCCAATAGAAGTCGAACATTTGGAATCTTTTCTGCTGTAACATGAGCCAGCCCAGAAGCCTGTCTGGGGTGGGGGGTGACAGTTTCTCGGGCTTATGTGGTAGAGATTCCAAAAGTTTTGGTTGGCCGTATGTTTTTGGAATTCTAAAGCCACCAGAAGCTTATCCAAACATTCACTAAATGATATCTTGCTAGGGCACCCTAGATGACGCTAAATATCAACATGGTTTCCTTTCGATTGGCAATATGGTAAAAAGTTATCAAATAATCATGAAATAGGTGTAGTATAGTGCTTCATGTTCTCTTGAATTTGAAACAGTTCTCTAAGTATGTTGTTGTAGATAATGATGGAATAAACATTACTCTAATCCACAACTTCCCCAATTTTTAATCTTCTGTTTTTATTTGGCTTCCAAACGATtggacaacaacaacaataccAAGTTACCAACCAAAGAAAGTTGGAAGACCTCAATAAGGACTAGACAAACAGAAAAGGGCCCAAATACATAGTATCTCTAGATTTAGCCAACTCATCAGCTATAGAATTAGCTGACCGTAATCTCCAAACAGAACTGAAATCTTGGTTGGAGCAGAGAGCTCGAGTCTTTCTGATGAGTTGCATGTATCTCCAAGGCCCCCCTCCTGATTTAGAACATTGTTAGGTCTAGAATTTTTTTAACGAAATATTGTGTTCAAATTTTGAGACCTTGGAAAACAAGAGATTTGTAGCTGTGTCTTAGATGTTGGGTTAGTTATAAATTATATTATCCTACCCATGTGGTTCTGAGCATAATGTGCCTTGTCCCATTAATGCACAAATTTCCTGATTTTGGCATGCAATTGTATCCTTGGTGATTTGAGTTAACCTTTACGGATATTGAAGGCTCTTGAATACAATGAAAGAATCTTGGAGAGGAAAAGGTAAAAGTAAAGGTTTCAAgctttaattgttaaatatgTTCTGGTGGCCATTTTGGTTTGCTCTCAAAGCTAATATGAAATATTTTGGAGAAACACTTAATTATTACCTGCAAAAAACACTTCAGGTCCCCACCCCCCTCTTCTCAAATAAAGTATCATGGAACTTAGCCAAAGTGAAGCATTAGGACTAAAAACAACATTGATTAGTTATACTATCAAATATTAGATATTATGTGCATTATTTGGTCACTGTAGTATATGTTAGAGAAAATATTGAATGGATAAACATGTAACCGAATTTAGCTACAGTTGGCATTTTAGGTCCAATAATACCCAACCATTCTATTATTCCCTATATATTACGCATTATATAAACTTTTTGTAGTGTAAAACATTATATAAATATGTTTTAGAACATTTTGGTTGAAATAGCCAATTCTGTCTGAAACAACTGAAATTGGCTGAACCGGCAGAAACAAACTGATTTGTCCTGAGTGTAATGACTTAGTGGTTTCAGTTTATGGACCAAACTGCAAAGTTTGGGCTGTAattaaacaaattttacaagTAAGTTTCAAGCTGTGATGGTAGAAAAATGAGGTTTAGAACAAAAAGATCATGATTGGATATAGAGGTTAGCATCGATCGACAGGAATATGAATTTtctgagagggggggggggacacaTTTGTATGCTTCTGCATCATCATTCTTGGGAAACTTGTTAGTACTAGTGATATTATTGCGAGCAGATCTCTCGCTCCCTTGCATCCTGACTTTCTCCTCCTGTATGTTGTGTTCGTGATTTGGTTTCCAACGTTCTTACATCATACTTCTTTTTGCAGATTTGGGATTTTAGCTCTCATCTAAATGTTCTAGCGGAATCAGAAAGAGAATTGAGCAGGGGAGCTTCTAACGTATTTACTCAGGCTCCATTACTGAAGTTTGGTGGGCACAAAGAAGAAGGGTTTGCTATAGACTGGAGTCCTCTTGTTCCCGGAAGGCTTGTATCTGGTACCGATTCAAATAATTCTTGATTGACCTTCTTTCTGAGAATCTTGGACCCCCCCtccctctcatttttttttttttcctgaagttCCAATTGAAACACTCTTAATGCTTGGAACTATTGTATGTGTTTGAAGGGGATTGCAAGAATTGTATCCACCTATGGGAGCCTTCATCTAGTGTGACATGGAATGTCGATGCTAATCCTTTTATTGGGCACACTGCAAGTGTTGAAGACCTGCAAGTACACTGTCAAACTTGAGGACGATTAACTGTTTAGCTTTAACTATAGTGACTTAACTACTACCCATTTGTGGGGAAGGGTTTTATCGTTACTCCATtctcataaataaaatttgtcTAATTTTGTCTGTGCAGTGGAGCCCTACAGAACCTCATGTCTTTGCTTCTTGCTCCGTGGATGGTAGTATTGCTATATGGGACACTCGTTTGGGAAAATCACCTGCAGCTTCTATGAAGGCACATAATGCAGATGTCAATGTCATCTCTTGGAATCGGTAATTAGGAATTAtttagcctctctctctctctctctctctctcatgtattCCATTCTGTGACACATTTACATCCTTATAATTCCTAATAGGTTGGCTAGCTGTATGTTAGCATCTGGAAGTGATGATGGCACCTTCTCGATCCGCGATCTTAGATTGCTGAAGGTATATGATGCTTTTCCTCACTGCTTCTTTtgttaaactttaaagtttctATTGCTGACTTTTGCTGGCTTCCATTGTTGTTAACAAGCATTCTTATGCTCATTACATTCTTTTGCTGGCTTCCATTGttgaattttcattttcctttttcatgtcCCACTCTAAACGCTATAACTACAAGAGCAATTCTTGATATATACCCTAGCCAATCTCTTTGTTATGATATTTTCACTATATCACCCAAATGGCATTGAAGTTGTCTGTGcaggaaaatatcatttttgtGATTCTGAAAATGGTTGATGCATTTTTAGGAGGATGTGTCTATAGCCACGTATGGGGTAATTAGATTTCTTTGTCAAGCTCTatttaaaatgaaaactttCTGAAAGAAACATTATAGAAATCTTATCATGCTATTGTAAACAAGTTAAATATGAAGAGTCCGTAGATTGTAAGTGGTTTTTGATCTGCATGTAATCAATGCGAGTCAAGCTTCACCTGGATGCTCATCTGCTGATATTGCATGAGCTCTGAGTCACTTACGGATTCTCATTACACCTTTTATTTATCATTGGGATTCGTCTCCCTTCATGTCTTGCATGATCTTTTTTACTCTCTTTTAAGTCTTTATGCACTTCTCTTTTTAGTCTTTATGCTCAAGTGCTTTTACCAGTTCTGGAACTGATGAATTTGCAGTTTGTTAGGGAGTTGTTAATAATAGTTGAGCTTGCCAGTACTTGATATAGTAAGAGGCTCTTTTCAAATGAAACTACTCATTTTTTGTTGGATGCTTACTAGTTTACTCTCTGTTGTGTAGGATGGAGATTCTCTGGTTGC is a window from the Macadamia integrifolia cultivar HAES 741 chromosome 5, SCU_Mint_v3, whole genome shotgun sequence genome containing:
- the LOC122078145 gene encoding protein HEAT STRESS TOLERANT DWD 1, with the protein product MVRSVKNPKKAKRKNKGSKKGEGPSSSSIPSLPAKVWRPGVDQLEEGEELQCDPSAYNSLHALHLGWPCLSFDIVRDSLGLVRTEFPHTLYCVAGTQAEKASWNSIGIFKVSNISGKRRELVPTRSADNDTDIDSDSSDSDEDGDDNDGHGGLEPPVLQLRKVAHEGCVNRIRAMTQNPHICASWGDTGHVQIWDFSSHLNVLAESERELSRGASNVFTQAPLLKFGGHKEEGFAIDWSPLVPGRLVSGDCKNCIHLWEPSSSVTWNVDANPFIGHTASVEDLQWSPTEPHVFASCSVDGSIAIWDTRLGKSPAASMKAHNADVNVISWNRLASCMLASGSDDGTFSIRDLRLLKDGDSLVAHFEYHKHPITSIEWSPHEPSTLAVSSSDNQLTIWDLSLEKDDEEEAEFRARMKEQANAPEDLPPQLLFVHQGQKDLKELHWHAQIPGMLLSTASDGFNILMPSNIENTLPSTDS